One genomic region from Streptomyces sp. NBC_01304 encodes:
- a CDS encoding AMP-dependent synthetase/ligase, with the protein MTTILRLPGDPAELTLPALLLRNAQDHGDLPALSWRDAEGSWTTLTWAEARHEVGVLAAGYAALGVERGEHVLMMMGNRAEHWLTDLALTHLGAVPVTVYSTAAPEQVAHIARHSRARLAVLEGARELARWEPLLADESVPLARLIVLEEADAADHATYESVRSTGAARFTADAFEKAWQETRPTDPLTVVYTSGTTGDPKGVRITHRNVVLNGVALDRMVELPDHVEHICYLPFAHIAERMLGIYLPVFRASHVHLCAEPAQVAATARELHPAQFFGVPRVWEKLAASVRSALAVLPAEQQQAIAAAGDTARAHLAYREKGEEPPAPLEAAYQQAKEGILDPLLAMAGFERLVWTASASAPMPLDVVRFWAGFGIAIMDAWGLTETIGVATTNTPAAFRLGSVGRPLDGVEIRTAEDGEIFVRGETVFDGYLRADGTVASACDTGGWFPTGDIGRIDADGFLWLTDRKKEMIITSTGKNVSPALVENTLKEHPLIGQALAHGDGRSYLVALLVLDAEMAPVWAKAHGIEPEGISLVDHTEVIAEIARAVEAANARLNRTEQIKRYRLLAEEWGPETGELTPSLKLRRRIIGEKYEDVIADLYNPDSDIP; encoded by the coding sequence TTGACCACGATCCTGCGCCTTCCCGGAGATCCCGCCGAGCTGACCCTGCCCGCACTGCTCCTGCGCAATGCCCAGGACCACGGCGACCTGCCGGCCCTGTCCTGGCGCGACGCCGAAGGCTCCTGGACCACCCTTACCTGGGCCGAGGCCCGCCACGAGGTCGGCGTCCTCGCCGCCGGGTACGCCGCACTGGGCGTGGAGCGCGGCGAGCACGTCCTGATGATGATGGGCAACCGCGCCGAGCACTGGCTGACCGACCTGGCCCTCACCCACCTCGGCGCCGTCCCCGTCACGGTGTACAGCACGGCCGCGCCCGAGCAGGTCGCCCACATCGCCCGGCACAGCCGCGCCCGCCTCGCCGTTCTCGAGGGGGCCCGGGAACTGGCGCGCTGGGAGCCCCTGTTGGCGGACGAATCGGTTCCGCTGGCCCGGCTGATCGTGCTGGAGGAGGCCGACGCCGCCGACCACGCGACGTATGAGTCGGTGCGCTCCACCGGGGCCGCCCGCTTCACCGCGGACGCCTTCGAGAAGGCCTGGCAGGAGACCCGCCCGACCGACCCGCTGACCGTCGTCTACACCTCGGGCACCACCGGCGACCCCAAGGGCGTACGGATCACTCACCGCAACGTCGTCCTCAACGGCGTCGCCCTCGACCGGATGGTCGAGCTGCCCGACCACGTCGAGCACATCTGCTACCTCCCCTTCGCCCACATCGCGGAGCGCATGCTCGGCATCTATCTGCCGGTGTTCCGCGCCTCGCACGTCCACCTGTGCGCCGAACCGGCGCAGGTCGCGGCGACGGCCCGGGAGCTGCACCCGGCCCAGTTCTTCGGGGTGCCGAGGGTCTGGGAGAAGCTCGCCGCCTCCGTACGGTCCGCGCTCGCCGTGCTGCCCGCGGAGCAGCAGCAGGCCATCGCCGCCGCGGGCGACACTGCCCGCGCGCACCTCGCGTACCGCGAGAAGGGCGAGGAACCGCCGGCCCCACTGGAAGCCGCGTACCAGCAGGCCAAGGAGGGGATCCTCGACCCGCTGCTCGCGATGGCCGGCTTCGAGCGCCTGGTGTGGACGGCGAGCGCCTCCGCGCCGATGCCGCTCGACGTGGTGCGGTTCTGGGCCGGGTTCGGCATCGCGATCATGGACGCCTGGGGGCTGACCGAGACCATCGGGGTGGCCACCACCAACACCCCGGCCGCCTTCCGGCTCGGCTCGGTCGGGCGGCCCCTCGACGGCGTGGAGATACGGACGGCCGAGGACGGCGAGATCTTCGTACGCGGCGAGACCGTCTTCGACGGCTATCTGCGGGCCGACGGCACGGTGGCGAGCGCCTGCGACACCGGCGGCTGGTTCCCGACCGGCGACATCGGCCGGATCGACGCGGACGGTTTCCTCTGGCTCACCGACCGCAAGAAGGAAATGATCATTACGTCGACGGGCAAGAACGTCTCGCCCGCACTCGTCGAGAACACCCTCAAGGAACACCCGCTGATCGGCCAGGCCCTGGCCCACGGGGACGGCCGCTCCTATCTGGTGGCCCTCCTTGTCCTCGACGCGGAGATGGCACCGGTCTGGGCGAAGGCCCACGGGATCGAGCCCGAGGGAATCTCGCTGGTCGACCACACCGAGGTCATCGCCGAGATCGCGCGAGCCGTCGAGGCGGCCAACGCGCGCCTCAACCGCACCGAGCAGATCAAGCGTTACCGCCTGCTCGCCGAGGAATGGGGACCGGAGACCGGCGAACTCACGCCCTCCCTCAAGCTGCGCCGCCGGATAATTGGTGAGAAGTACGAAGACGTCATTGCGGATCTGTACAACCCGGACAGCGATATTCCGTAA
- a CDS encoding amino acid permease, whose product MSKEAVTTASAAPRTGAAPQPPADAGDAGYSKDLKARHINMIAIGGAIGTGLFLGAGGRLNSAGPGLALAYLVCGIFAFFVVRALGELVVYRPSSGSFVSYAREFLGEKGAYVAGWAYFLNWSTTGIADITAIAMYTHYWSFFTDIPQWVLALIALAIVLVVNLISVKIFGEMEFWFSIVKVAALVAFMLIGIFLLVTSHEVGGQTPGLHVVTDNGGLFPAGLMPVVIVMQGVVFAYASLELVGVAAGETAEPQKIVPRAVNSIMWRVGLFYVGSVVLLALLMPGSMYSSDESPFVTVLSNVGVPAAGDVMNLVVLTAAMSSLNSGLYSTGRILRSMAMAGSAPSFTAKMSRNKVPYGGILLTSGICVLGVGLNFLMPEKAFEIVLNVASLGIITTWVTIMVCHLVFVRRAKQGLLERPKFRLPGSPVTEIVTIAFLLTVLGLMWQDPEIGRRTLFLIPVIAVALVIGWFGVRGKVARNEAERADQELGIKQ is encoded by the coding sequence GTGAGCAAGGAAGCCGTCACCACGGCCTCGGCCGCACCCCGCACAGGTGCCGCCCCCCAGCCGCCCGCGGACGCGGGCGACGCCGGTTACAGCAAGGACCTCAAGGCCCGCCACATCAACATGATCGCGATCGGCGGAGCGATCGGCACCGGTCTGTTCCTCGGTGCGGGCGGCCGCCTCAACTCGGCCGGACCTGGCCTTGCCCTCGCCTACCTGGTGTGCGGCATCTTCGCGTTCTTCGTCGTCAGAGCCCTCGGTGAGCTGGTCGTCTACCGACCCTCCTCCGGCTCGTTCGTCTCTTACGCGCGTGAGTTCCTCGGCGAGAAGGGCGCGTACGTCGCCGGCTGGGCGTACTTCCTCAACTGGTCGACCACCGGCATCGCGGACATCACCGCGATCGCGATGTACACGCACTACTGGAGCTTCTTCACCGACATCCCCCAGTGGGTGCTCGCACTGATAGCCCTCGCCATCGTCCTCGTCGTGAACCTGATCTCGGTGAAGATCTTCGGCGAGATGGAGTTCTGGTTCTCGATCGTGAAGGTCGCCGCCCTGGTCGCCTTCATGCTGATCGGCATCTTCCTGCTCGTCACGTCGCACGAGGTCGGCGGCCAGACGCCGGGCCTGCACGTCGTCACCGACAACGGCGGCCTCTTCCCGGCCGGCCTGATGCCCGTGGTGATCGTGATGCAGGGTGTCGTCTTCGCGTACGCCTCCCTCGAACTGGTCGGCGTCGCGGCGGGCGAGACCGCCGAGCCGCAGAAGATCGTCCCGCGTGCGGTGAACTCGATCATGTGGCGCGTAGGCCTCTTCTACGTCGGCTCGGTCGTCCTCCTCGCCCTCCTCATGCCCGGCTCGATGTACTCCAGCGACGAGAGCCCCTTCGTCACGGTCCTCTCGAACGTCGGCGTCCCGGCGGCCGGCGACGTCATGAACCTGGTCGTGCTCACGGCCGCCATGTCGTCCCTCAACTCCGGCCTCTACTCCACGGGCCGCATCCTGCGCTCCATGGCGATGGCGGGCTCCGCGCCCTCCTTCACCGCGAAGATGAGCCGCAACAAGGTGCCCTACGGCGGCATCCTGCTCACCTCGGGCATCTGCGTCCTCGGTGTCGGCCTCAACTTCCTGATGCCGGAGAAGGCCTTCGAGATCGTCCTGAACGTCGCGTCGCTCGGCATCATCACCACCTGGGTCACGATCATGGTCTGCCACCTGGTGTTCGTGCGCCGGGCCAAGCAGGGTCTGCTCGAACGGCCCAAGTTCCGCCTCCCGGGCAGCCCCGTCACGGAGATCGTGACGATCGCCTTCCTGCTGACCGTCCTCGGCCTGATGTGGCAGGACCCGGAGATCGGCCGCCGCACGCTCTTCCTGATCCCGGTGATCGCCGTGGCGCTGGTCATCGGCTGGTTCGGGGTCCGCGGCAAGGTCGCGCGGAACGAGGCGGAGCGGGCGGACCAGGAACTGGGCATCAAGCAGTAG
- a CDS encoding macro domain-containing protein — protein sequence MSENTDLAEITYVRGDATVPFGKGVKVIAHVCNDLGGWGKGFVLALSRRWPEPEAAYRRWHRERATNDFGLGALQLVRVDRYLWVANLIGQRGIRTGSKGVPVRYEAIDTALATLGDRALELGASVHMPRIGCGLAGGKWGRVEPLVAARLAGRGVAVTVYDHD from the coding sequence ATGTCGGAGAACACGGATCTTGCCGAGATCACGTACGTCCGGGGTGACGCCACCGTTCCTTTCGGCAAGGGCGTCAAGGTGATAGCCCATGTCTGCAACGACCTCGGGGGCTGGGGCAAGGGCTTCGTCCTCGCCCTGTCGCGCCGCTGGCCCGAGCCCGAGGCGGCCTACCGCCGCTGGCACCGGGAGCGCGCGACGAACGACTTCGGCCTCGGCGCCCTCCAGCTCGTCCGGGTCGACCGCTACCTCTGGGTGGCGAACCTGATCGGCCAGCGCGGAATCCGAACAGGCAGCAAGGGAGTGCCGGTCCGGTACGAGGCGATCGACACGGCACTCGCGACGCTGGGCGACCGGGCGCTGGAGCTCGGAGCGTCCGTCCACATGCCCCGCATCGGCTGCGGGCTCGCCGGCGGGAAGTGGGGACGGGTAGAGCCCCTGGTCGCGGCGCGGTTGGCGGGCCGGGGGGTGGCGGTGACGGTGTACGACCACGACTGA
- a CDS encoding FtsX-like permease family protein: MSGQRKIAGRPREMRGGPIRGSKRLAAFLDRVGPRSFASLRERPVTFAGSFVALCLGVAILTMSALVLLSGGSGVPERFAGTPLVVQSGQGSAGSGVFLEKYPFSPERADELKRELAALPGVSRAIPDHAFYAQALIDGKPAGEQTKGDRLGHGWSSAALAPYRLAAGQAPRQPDEVALDRSLGLAPGAPVTLLTAEGPAKFTVSGTVDGPGYYLTDTRAAQLSGGTRVIGLLTGKGADQARVGADAKSLVGDSGTVLGGQAREALAPPRDEQTRWIGGQVVAAMAALSAFVTVFVIASTFAFTVAQRRREFGMLRTIGATPRQLRRMLHGEALAIGTAGSATGVLLGAIAAPWLGGLLVDAGFLPRGFEVRTPPWALAAAFAVGVGVALAGVWSASRKAAGIAPLEALREAAVDDRPLTRSRLITGLAFTGLGLCTAVASASADPADMITLSLVTAVGLITGVTLLVPAIAPPLVRLVSWPLSRSSGAAAVLVREGMLTAVRRTAATIAPVLATVAFVVLITGNTQTSANSYAAEGQASVHAEASVVPDGTPGLTDAAVARVEGTALLPTTVYGGAGHQAFEGAGIDPRTFRAVHNRVEVTAGALDGLEAPDTVAVTRSLLTTLDAKPGGTAEFTFEDGRTARLRIVAVLDDRSAPYGALFARQTVRAHDPSALTEVVHRTGPAESQLPVGAQEISVAAYAGQEDAEEDRLVWVFTLLLVALSAGYTGLAVGNTLLMATAGRAGDFQVLRRSGALPRQVLRTVAGETAFVVGLGTLLGGLVALPSLLGIRAGLSGTLGIPVELVVPWAPVLGAVGGCLVLALAASVLPARRAMRRGGV, from the coding sequence ATGAGCGGGCAGAGGAAGATCGCGGGAAGGCCGAGGGAAATGCGAGGAGGACCGATCCGGGGAAGCAAGCGCCTTGCCGCGTTCCTCGACCGGGTGGGCCCGCGGAGCTTCGCCAGTCTCCGGGAGCGGCCCGTCACCTTCGCGGGGTCGTTCGTCGCGCTCTGCCTGGGCGTCGCCATCCTCACCATGAGCGCGCTGGTGCTGCTGTCCGGCGGCAGCGGAGTACCGGAGCGCTTCGCGGGTACGCCGCTCGTGGTCCAGAGCGGCCAAGGCAGCGCGGGCAGCGGTGTGTTCCTGGAGAAGTACCCGTTCTCGCCCGAGCGTGCCGACGAACTGAAGCGTGAACTCGCCGCCCTGCCCGGCGTGTCCAGGGCCATCCCCGACCACGCCTTCTACGCCCAGGCGCTCATCGACGGCAAGCCGGCCGGTGAGCAGACCAAGGGCGACCGCCTCGGCCACGGCTGGTCCAGCGCCGCCCTCGCCCCCTACCGCCTCGCGGCGGGCCAGGCCCCGCGGCAGCCGGACGAGGTCGCCCTCGACCGGTCCCTGGGCCTCGCGCCGGGTGCCCCGGTCACGCTGCTCACGGCCGAGGGGCCCGCGAAGTTCACCGTGTCCGGCACGGTCGACGGACCGGGCTACTACCTCACCGACACCCGTGCGGCCCAACTCTCCGGCGGCACAAGGGTGATAGGCCTCCTCACGGGCAAGGGCGCCGATCAGGCCCGTGTCGGGGCGGACGCGAAGTCCCTCGTGGGGGACTCGGGCACGGTTCTCGGCGGACAGGCCCGCGAGGCCCTCGCCCCGCCGCGGGACGAGCAGACCCGCTGGATCGGCGGGCAGGTCGTCGCCGCGATGGCCGCGCTCTCCGCGTTCGTCACCGTCTTCGTGATCGCCTCCACCTTCGCCTTCACCGTCGCCCAGCGCCGCCGCGAGTTCGGGATGCTCCGCACCATCGGCGCCACCCCCAGGCAACTGCGGCGCATGCTGCACGGCGAGGCACTGGCGATCGGCACGGCCGGATCGGCCACCGGTGTGCTGCTCGGTGCGATCGCCGCGCCATGGCTCGGTGGACTCCTCGTGGACGCCGGCTTCCTGCCACGGGGCTTCGAAGTCCGCACGCCGCCCTGGGCGTTGGCGGCAGCCTTCGCGGTCGGCGTCGGTGTGGCCCTCGCCGGAGTTTGGTCGGCGTCCCGCAAGGCCGCCGGGATCGCTCCGCTGGAGGCACTGCGCGAGGCGGCCGTCGACGACCGGCCGCTGACCCGGTCCCGGCTGATCACAGGCCTGGCCTTCACCGGCCTCGGGCTGTGCACGGCGGTGGCCTCGGCCTCCGCCGACCCCGCCGACATGATCACGCTGTCCCTGGTCACGGCCGTCGGCCTGATCACCGGCGTGACCCTGCTCGTCCCGGCGATCGCGCCACCGCTCGTGCGCCTGGTGTCCTGGCCCCTGTCGAGGAGTTCGGGAGCCGCGGCCGTCCTGGTGCGCGAGGGCATGCTCACCGCCGTACGGCGCACCGCCGCCACGATCGCACCCGTACTCGCCACCGTCGCCTTCGTCGTCCTGATCACCGGCAACACCCAGACGAGCGCCAACTCCTATGCCGCGGAAGGGCAGGCGAGTGTCCATGCCGAGGCCTCCGTGGTCCCCGACGGCACACCGGGGCTCACCGACGCGGCCGTCGCCCGGGTCGAGGGGACCGCGCTGCTGCCCACCACCGTGTACGGAGGTGCCGGACACCAGGCGTTCGAGGGCGCCGGGATCGACCCGCGCACCTTCCGCGCCGTCCACAACCGGGTGGAGGTGACGGCCGGAGCCCTGGACGGACTCGAAGCCCCGGACACGGTGGCCGTGACCCGTTCCCTGCTCACCACGCTCGATGCGAAGCCGGGCGGCACGGCGGAGTTCACCTTCGAGGACGGACGGACCGCACGGCTGCGGATCGTGGCCGTCCTGGACGACCGATCCGCGCCGTACGGCGCGCTCTTCGCCCGGCAGACGGTGCGGGCCCACGACCCTTCGGCGCTCACCGAGGTCGTCCACCGCACGGGCCCGGCAGAGTCTCAACTCCCGGTCGGTGCACAGGAGATATCCGTCGCCGCGTACGCCGGGCAGGAGGACGCGGAGGAGGACCGACTGGTGTGGGTGTTCACCCTGCTCCTGGTCGCCCTGTCCGCCGGGTACACGGGCCTGGCCGTGGGCAACACCTTGCTGATGGCCACCGCCGGCCGCGCCGGTGACTTCCAGGTGCTGCGCCGCTCCGGAGCGCTGCCCCGCCAGGTCCTGCGGACGGTCGCGGGTGAGACGGCCTTCGTGGTCGGCCTCGGCACCCTGCTCGGCGGTCTCGTCGCGCTGCCCTCGCTCCTGGGTATCAGGGCCGGGCTCAGCGGGACGCTCGGGATACCCGTCGAACTGGTCGTGCCCTGGGCGCCGGTGCTCGGGGCGGTCGGCGGGTGCCTCGTGCTGGCGCTGGCGGCAAGTGTGCTGCCCGCTCGGCGGGCGATGCGCAGAGGGGGCGTCTGA
- a CDS encoding phage holin family protein translates to MAQRTEPDRELMGVAQRTEPDRAVTGVAQRTEPDREVTGVAQRTEAAEGVPSTAELVKLASAQFSELAREELALARAEMREKGRRTGISGGLYGAAGVVGLFLFQVLLGAAVAGLALRLPLWGAALVVAGVLTVGGGVLLLLGRRQGRRATPLAPERAVDSVRSDIQEIKERARR, encoded by the coding sequence GTGGCACAGCGGACCGAACCGGATCGAGAACTGATGGGTGTGGCACAGCGGACCGAACCCGATCGAGCAGTGACGGGCGTGGCACAGCGGACCGAACCCGATCGGGAGGTGACGGGTGTGGCGCAGCGGACCGAAGCGGCCGAGGGCGTCCCCTCGACCGCGGAGTTGGTGAAGCTGGCCTCGGCGCAGTTCTCGGAACTGGCGCGGGAGGAACTGGCCCTGGCCCGTGCGGAGATGCGGGAGAAGGGGCGCAGGACGGGTATCAGCGGAGGGCTGTACGGCGCTGCCGGCGTCGTGGGCCTCTTCCTGTTCCAGGTTCTGCTCGGCGCCGCCGTCGCGGGCCTCGCCCTGCGACTTCCGCTCTGGGGCGCCGCGTTGGTGGTGGCCGGAGTACTGACCGTCGGCGGCGGCGTACTGCTGCTGCTCGGCCGGCGACAGGGCCGACGCGCGACGCCGCTGGCGCCGGAGCGAGCGGTCGACAGTGTGCGCAGCGACATCCAGGAGATCAAGGAGAGGGCACGACGATGA
- a CDS encoding response regulator transcription factor, whose amino-acid sequence MRQLTVVIGEDAVLLRAGLVSLLERFGHTVPAAVGDGPSLVAAAQKYEPDVVIADVRMPPDFTDEGLHAVRELQSLQPSLAVLVLSQYVEQTFAEELIEGRHGAGTGYLLKERIGDVTEFTDALLRVAEGGMVVDPEVVRQLLARRRDPLTRLTAREREVLGLMAEGRSNAAIARALVITEAAVAKHIANILLKLDLPPASDDHRRVLAVLAYLQG is encoded by the coding sequence GTGCGGCAGTTGACCGTGGTGATCGGCGAGGACGCGGTATTGCTGCGGGCGGGACTGGTGAGCCTCCTCGAGCGCTTCGGGCACACCGTGCCCGCAGCCGTGGGAGACGGCCCCTCCCTGGTCGCGGCGGCGCAGAAGTACGAGCCGGACGTGGTGATCGCCGACGTCCGGATGCCGCCGGACTTCACCGACGAGGGCCTGCACGCGGTGCGCGAACTCCAGTCGCTGCAGCCCTCCTTGGCGGTCCTGGTGCTCAGCCAGTACGTGGAGCAGACCTTCGCCGAGGAGCTCATCGAAGGGCGGCACGGCGCGGGTACCGGCTATCTCCTGAAGGAACGCATCGGGGATGTCACGGAGTTCACGGACGCGCTGCTGCGGGTCGCCGAGGGCGGAATGGTCGTCGACCCCGAGGTCGTACGCCAGCTCCTGGCCCGTCGCCGCGACCCCCTGACCCGGCTCACCGCACGCGAACGCGAGGTCCTCGGCCTGATGGCGGAGGGCAGGTCGAACGCGGCGATCGCCCGCGCCCTGGTCATCACGGAGGCGGCAGTGGCCAAGCACATCGCGAACATCCTGCTGAAGCTGGACCTGCCGCCGGCGTCGGACGACCATCGGCGGGTGCTGGCGGTGCTGGCGTACTTGCAGGGGTGA
- a CDS encoding sensor histidine kinase has product MSSRNVMEALTREPLGLLRTSWTWRSAFYLLAGGVLGVGGCVSVGGIVASWQRIGLATAAIAVLGVLAFVAAVAGPVEQWRLRLVDREAHPVPNWPRATGWGTVSILALGWADLAVVLLAAGIPGALITAPLQPTAGPFASIAGPVAGILLLPVAAYPVVIWAGVRSTAARLYLLPRDGELREVRRSRARLVDAYEAERRRIERDLHDGAQQRLVALSVKLGLAGLDLPAGSRAAQEVEEAHQMAKAALVELRELIQGVHPHVLTERGLPAAIRDVAGRSPIPVDLEVDVGDRLSPSVEVAAYYAVCEALANAAKHSEAERCLVRAWRERDLLVVEVSDDGRGGAVAEAGTGLTGLADRVSAVDGRMLLASPIGGPTRLRVEIPCGS; this is encoded by the coding sequence ATGTCCTCGCGCAATGTGATGGAGGCGCTGACGCGTGAGCCGCTCGGCCTGCTCCGCACCTCCTGGACCTGGCGGTCCGCCTTCTATCTGCTGGCGGGCGGCGTGCTCGGGGTGGGCGGCTGCGTGTCCGTGGGCGGGATCGTCGCCTCGTGGCAGCGGATCGGCTTGGCGACCGCCGCGATCGCCGTCCTCGGGGTGCTCGCCTTTGTCGCAGCCGTCGCGGGCCCGGTCGAGCAGTGGCGGCTGCGCCTCGTCGACCGCGAGGCCCACCCGGTGCCCAACTGGCCGCGGGCGACGGGCTGGGGCACGGTCTCGATACTCGCGCTCGGCTGGGCGGACCTCGCGGTGGTCCTGCTCGCCGCCGGCATCCCGGGCGCGCTGATCACCGCTCCGCTGCAGCCGACGGCCGGCCCCTTCGCCTCGATAGCGGGACCCGTCGCGGGGATATTGCTGCTGCCGGTGGCCGCGTATCCCGTCGTGATCTGGGCGGGTGTGCGGTCCACCGCGGCCCGGCTCTATCTGCTGCCGCGCGACGGCGAGTTGCGCGAGGTGCGGCGCTCGCGCGCGCGTCTGGTCGATGCGTACGAGGCCGAGCGCCGGCGCATAGAGCGCGATCTGCACGACGGGGCGCAGCAGCGCCTGGTCGCGCTGAGCGTGAAGCTGGGCCTCGCCGGGCTCGACCTGCCGGCCGGCTCGCGCGCCGCGCAGGAGGTCGAGGAGGCGCACCAGATGGCCAAGGCCGCGCTGGTCGAGCTGCGCGAGCTGATCCAGGGGGTGCATCCGCACGTGCTCACCGAGCGCGGGCTGCCTGCCGCGATCCGCGATGTGGCGGGCCGCTCCCCGATACCCGTCGACCTCGAGGTCGACGTCGGCGACCGGCTCTCGCCGTCCGTCGAGGTGGCCGCGTACTACGCGGTGTGCGAGGCCCTCGCCAACGCCGCCAAGCACAGCGAGGCCGAGCGCTGCCTGGTGCGGGCCTGGCGGGAGCGCGATCTGCTGGTGGTGGAGGTGAGCGACGACGGGCGCGGCGGGGCGGTCGCCGAGGCGGGGACCGGGCTCACCGGCCTGGCCGACCGGGTGTCGGCGGTGGACGGCAGAATGCTCCTGGCCAGCCCGATCGGCGGGCCGACCCGGCTCAGAGTGGAGATTCCGTGCGGCAGTTGA
- a CDS encoding MerR family transcriptional regulator, with the protein MTTEPDTEAAPTLTVDELAARAGVTVRTVRFYSTRGLLPPPVIGPRRVGRYGPEHLSRLALIEELQHHGLTLAAIERYLEQLPPDMSEHDLAIHRALVASWIPEGAEETSREQLERRAGRALTESDLDRLAAMNVLERTAAPDTFRIDPGILHLGVRLLDVPIALETILAARTVMLEHSREAAKELTRLFQDEVWGPYSEKERNPEAVEAMKSLSAHMQPMVMQALVTAFQRSLKEELRARYPGSAAPSRAERGAVKGA; encoded by the coding sequence ATGACGACCGAGCCAGATACAGAGGCGGCGCCGACGCTGACGGTCGACGAACTGGCCGCGCGCGCCGGCGTCACCGTCCGCACCGTCCGCTTCTACAGCACGCGCGGACTGCTGCCGCCGCCCGTCATCGGCCCCCGCCGCGTCGGCCGCTACGGCCCCGAGCATCTGTCCCGGCTCGCCCTCATCGAGGAGCTGCAGCACCACGGTCTGACGCTGGCCGCGATCGAGCGCTATCTGGAGCAGCTGCCGCCGGACATGAGCGAGCACGATCTCGCCATCCACCGCGCCCTGGTGGCCAGTTGGATCCCGGAGGGCGCCGAGGAGACGAGCCGCGAGCAGTTGGAGCGGCGGGCCGGGCGCGCACTGACCGAGAGCGACCTGGACCGGCTCGCCGCGATGAACGTCCTGGAGCGCACCGCCGCCCCCGACACCTTCCGGATCGACCCGGGCATCCTGCACCTCGGGGTCCGACTCCTCGACGTACCCATCGCGTTGGAGACGATCCTGGCCGCCCGCACGGTGATGCTGGAGCACTCGCGCGAGGCGGCGAAGGAGCTGACGCGGCTGTTCCAGGACGAGGTGTGGGGTCCGTACAGCGAGAAGGAGCGCAACCCGGAGGCGGTGGAGGCGATGAAGTCCCTGTCCGCCCACATGCAGCCGATGGTGATGCAGGCGCTGGTCACGGCCTTCCAGCGGTCCCTCAAGGAGGAGCTGCGAGCCCGCTATCCGGGGTCCGCAGCACCCTCCCGCGCAGAGCGCGGAGCGGTCAAGGGAGCTTGA
- a CDS encoding ABC transporter ATP-binding protein, whose protein sequence is MSMTQTVTTTHPVELRAVTQRYGAGEQTVTALDAVSLSFAAATMTAVMGPSGSGKSTLLHCAAGLDRPAEGHVVLAGTDTADLDETALTLLRRDRTGFVFQAFNLVSALTAEQNVALPGRLAGRRPDPAAVTAALAEVGLADRAGHRPSQLSGGQQQRVAIARALIARPAVLFADEPTGALDTKTSRTVLGLLRGLVDRHGQTVVMVTHDPAAASYADRVVFLADGRIAGELTGRSGAEAIASRMAVLEGQA, encoded by the coding sequence ATGTCGATGACACAGACCGTGACCACCACACACCCCGTCGAGCTGCGGGCCGTCACTCAGCGCTACGGCGCGGGAGAGCAGACGGTGACCGCGTTGGACGCCGTGTCGCTGAGCTTCGCCGCCGCCACCATGACCGCCGTGATGGGGCCCTCAGGCTCCGGCAAGTCCACGCTGCTGCACTGCGCGGCCGGACTGGACCGGCCCGCCGAGGGCCACGTCGTCCTCGCGGGCACGGACACCGCGGACCTGGACGAGACGGCGCTCACCCTGCTGCGCCGAGATCGCACAGGCTTCGTCTTCCAGGCCTTCAACCTCGTCTCGGCGCTGACCGCCGAGCAGAACGTCGCCCTGCCGGGCCGCCTCGCCGGCCGCCGCCCCGACCCGGCCGCCGTCACCGCCGCCCTGGCCGAGGTGGGCCTCGCCGACCGGGCCGGGCACCGGCCGAGCCAGCTGTCCGGCGGGCAGCAGCAGCGGGTGGCGATAGCCCGCGCCCTGATCGCGCGGCCCGCCGTGCTCTTCGCGGACGAGCCGACCGGGGCGCTCGACACCAAGACCTCGCGCACGGTGCTCGGGCTGCTGCGCGGCCTGGTCGACCGGCACGGACAGACCGTCGTCATGGTCACGCACGACCCGGCCGCGGCGTCGTACGCGGACCGTGTGGTGTTCCTCGCCGACGGCCGGATCGCCGGTGAACTCACCGGCCGCAGCGGCGCCGAGGCCATCGCCTCGCGCATGGCGGTACTGGAGGGGCAGGCATGA